The genomic stretch TGTTTTTCCCCATGGCTTGCAGCACCGGCTGCACCTGGGCGAACTGTGCCTCCGAGCCGCCCACGATGAACGTCAGCGTACCTGCCTGAGCGCCACCTACCCCACCGGAGACCGGCGCATCCACGAAGCCGATGCCCTTTTCAGCGCCAGCCGCGGCCACGTGGCGGGCGGTGTCGGCATCGATGGTCGAGCAGTCAATCACCAGCGCGCTGGGTTTGATCACCTCGAACAGCGGCGCGTCGCCATCCACGTACAGCCCGCGCACGTGCTTGCCTGCAGGCAGCATGGAAATGATGAAGTCGGCGTCGGTGGCGGCCTCCGTGGCAGTAGCCGCCACGTCGCAGCCTTGGGACTTGGCGATGTCCAGCGCTTGGGCGGAAAGGTCGAAAGCGCGCACGGTAAAACCTGCTTTCGCCAGATTGGCGGCCATGGGGCCGCCCATATTGCCTAAACCAATGAACGCAACAGTCGTCATCTTTTTGTCCTTATTAGCGTGTGGTAGAGAGTGCGTTATGTGAGGTCTGCCAGCGGGTTGGTATCCCAAGGAGAAGCCAGCAGCTCGTCTATGAAAGAGGGGTCGACCGAGGCCACGTCCGGGTAGGTCCAGCTTGGCTGGCCATCTTTATCCACCAGCAGCGCGCGCACCCCTTCGGGGAACTCCCGGTGGCGACAGCACTGCACCGAGAGCGCTAGCTCGAAGCGAAACACGTCCGCTAACGACATATGCTTGGCCCGGGCGAGCTGCTCGTGAATCAGCTTGACCGAGACAGGGCTACCGTGGGCCAGGGTTTTTTGGGCTTTGCTGAACCATTGGTCGTCGGTCTTCACCGCCAGTACGGCCTCGACCATCTGTTCGACGGTATCGTGATCCATCAGCTCACGAATCAAGGAAGACGACTTGTAAACCGGCGCTTCCATCTCTGCAAAGACGTTTTGGGAGGCTTGCTCCAGCTCGCGCAACACCCGGTTCACCACGCCGTGGGCGTCCGTATCTTCGCCTTCGCCCCAGCGGGCCGCCAGCAGCTTTTCAGCCAGTTCATTACGGTAGTGGCTGGCAATGGCGCGGTCGGCGAGGCCCAGGTGAACCGCATCCGGCGCGTTGATTTGCCCGCCGGTCATGGCCAAAAACCGCCCCGTGCCGCCGGGCAAACGATTCAGGAACCAGCTCGCGCCCACGTCGGGGTACAGCCCAATGGTCACTTCTGGCATGGCCAACCGGGAGGTTTCCGTGACGATGCGGTGGCTGCTACCGCTCAACAGGCCCATGCCGCCGCCCATGACGATACCGTTGCCCCAGCAGATCACCGGTTTGGGATAGGTGTGTAGCTGATAATCCAGGCGGTATTCGTTCTCGAAGAAGCGTTCGGGAAAATCGGCGACGCCTTCGCCTTGAATGGCTTTATAGAGATTGACCACATCGCCGCCGGCACAGAAGGCTTTTTCGCCGGCGCTGTCCAGCAGCACGGCCACGACCCGCTCGTCGCTTTGCCACTGGTTCAGGCGCGGCAGGATCTCTTCGATCATCTCCAGGGTGAGCGCGTTGAGCGAGCGCTCGGCGTTCAGGGTGATCTCGCCAATCACATGGCCATCTTGGGTGGTGTGCTCTTCAAACAGTACGCAACTCATTACCTTATCCTTGTATGCTCAGTGCTCGTGTTCAGGCTCAGGGGCACTCGGGCGACTACAGCTCGGCGGCACCGTCGGCCAGTACGCGGCGTGAAATAATCAGCCGCATGATCTCGTTGGTGCCTTCCAGAATACGGTGTACGCGCGTATCGCGCACGTAGCGCTCCATCGGGTACTCCTTGATATAGCCGTTGCCGCCGTAGAGCTGCAGCGCTTCATCGCATACTTTGAAGCCCACATCGGTGGCGAACCGTTTGGCCATCGCACAGTAGGTGGTGGCATCCGGGTGGCCCGCATCCAGCTTGGTGGCGGCCATGCGCACCAGTTGGCGGGCGGCCACCAGCTCGGTCACCATATCGGCCAGGCGGAACTGCAGCGCTTGGAACTCGGCGAGGCGCTTGCCGAACTGCTTGCGCTCTAGCATGTACTCGCGGGCTTTATTGAGCGCCTGCTGGGCCGTGCCGATCGAACACGTGGCAATGTTGATGCGCCCGCCGTCCAGCCCCTTCATGGCGATTTTAAAGCCGTCGCCTTCGTTACCGAGTAGGTGGTTAGCAGGTACGCGCACGTTTTCAAAGGTGATCATGCGGGTGGGCTGGCTGTTCCAGCCCATCTTGTCCTCTTTACGGCCGTAGCTGATGCCCTCGCTCTTGGCATCCACCGCAAAGGCGGAAACGCCGCTGGGGCCTTCACCGCCGGTGCGCGCCATCACCACCAGGAAATCGGT from Halomonas meridiana encodes the following:
- a CDS encoding acyl-CoA dehydrogenase family protein, with the translated sequence MNFELSEDQVAFSDMARAFAQNELEPHAAEWDAESFFPVDVIRKAGELGFCSLYAPESVGGLGLSRLDASIIFEQLSMGCTSTTAYLTIHNMVTWMLADFGTPDAVAQWGEKLATGELLGSYCLTEPNSGSDAASLKTTAKRDGEHYVLNGSKMFISGAGSTDFLVVMARTGGEGPSGVSAFAVDAKSEGISYGRKEDKMGWNSQPTRMITFENVRVPANHLLGNEGDGFKIAMKGLDGGRINIATCSIGTAQQALNKAREYMLERKQFGKRLAEFQALQFRLADMVTELVAARQLVRMAATKLDAGHPDATTYCAMAKRFATDVGFKVCDEALQLYGGNGYIKEYPMERYVRDTRVHRILEGTNEIMRLIISRRVLADGAAEL
- the mmsB gene encoding 3-hydroxyisobutyrate dehydrogenase — encoded protein: MTTVAFIGLGNMGGPMAANLAKAGFTVRAFDLSAQALDIAKSQGCDVAATATEAATDADFIISMLPAGKHVRGLYVDGDAPLFEVIKPSALVIDCSTIDADTARHVAAAGAEKGIGFVDAPVSGGVGGAQAGTLTFIVGGSEAQFAQVQPVLQAMGKNIFHAGDHGAGQIAKVCNNMLLSILMAGTCEAINMGVKNGLDPAVLSEIMKQSSGGNWALNVYNPYPGVMENAPASKGYQGGFQVDLMIKDLGLAMDVSQQSASPVPMGSAARSLFTLHKAGGNGKLDFSSLLKLYQDKSE
- a CDS encoding enoyl-CoA hydratase/isomerase family protein, producing MSCVLFEEHTTQDGHVIGEITLNAERSLNALTLEMIEEILPRLNQWQSDERVVAVLLDSAGEKAFCAGGDVVNLYKAIQGEGVADFPERFFENEYRLDYQLHTYPKPVICWGNGIVMGGGMGLLSGSSHRIVTETSRLAMPEVTIGLYPDVGASWFLNRLPGGTGRFLAMTGGQINAPDAVHLGLADRAIASHYRNELAEKLLAARWGEGEDTDAHGVVNRVLRELEQASQNVFAEMEAPVYKSSSLIRELMDHDTVEQMVEAVLAVKTDDQWFSKAQKTLAHGSPVSVKLIHEQLARAKHMSLADVFRFELALSVQCCRHREFPEGVRALLVDKDGQPSWTYPDVASVDPSFIDELLASPWDTNPLADLT